One Mucilaginibacter ginkgonis genomic region harbors:
- a CDS encoding AI-2E family transporter, with translation MTGKDLQSLKGLPFYVKMASVLFILISLTYIVIVAKEILSPLIFSCLFSILLLPLAQFLEFKVRLPRSAASMLSVLLLLAAIGGVLYVIGSQVSDLANDWPQFQDQLSKSLGDLQNWIATTFHINAHKQLTYVHTATSKIMASGTAVVGATLISLSSLLLFFVFTFIYTFFFLLYRSLIMAFFESVFMEENKTTVHDIIEQVQYIIRKYIIGLLIEMAIVAAMVCIAFWLLGIKYAILLGLLTGLMNIIPYIGIFTALLLSSLITFATATVASKVILVVVTLVVTHLIDSNILLPVVVGSKVRINALITVLGVIIGEMIWGIPGMFLSIPVIAVLKIIFDRVESLKPWGIILGDEHLKQNKLATRLTANGKKVKIAE, from the coding sequence ATGACCGGTAAAGACCTGCAAAGCCTTAAAGGGTTACCGTTCTATGTAAAAATGGCATCGGTGCTGTTTATTCTTATTTCGCTAACATACATTGTAATTGTAGCGAAAGAGATATTATCACCGCTTATATTTTCCTGCCTGTTTTCTATATTGCTGTTGCCGCTAGCGCAATTTCTTGAATTTAAAGTAAGGTTGCCGCGCAGTGCGGCGTCAATGCTGTCTGTGCTTCTTTTACTGGCTGCCATTGGCGGCGTACTTTACGTTATTGGTTCGCAGGTAAGCGATCTGGCCAATGACTGGCCGCAATTCCAGGATCAGCTAAGCAAATCTTTAGGTGACCTGCAGAATTGGATCGCGACAACATTCCACATTAATGCCCATAAGCAGCTTACCTATGTGCATACAGCAACCAGTAAGATCATGGCATCGGGCACCGCGGTTGTTGGGGCTACGCTGATATCGCTGTCATCGCTGCTGCTTTTCTTTGTATTTACCTTTATCTATACTTTTTTCTTTTTGCTGTACCGCTCATTGATCATGGCATTTTTTGAGTCGGTATTTATGGAAGAAAATAAAACTACCGTTCATGACATCATAGAGCAGGTACAGTACATCATCCGTAAATACATAATTGGCTTGCTGATTGAAATGGCCATAGTAGCTGCCATGGTTTGCATCGCTTTCTGGTTGCTGGGTATCAAATATGCCATACTGCTTGGACTTTTAACCGGCCTGATGAACATCATCCCATACATCGGCATATTTACGGCTTTGCTGCTCAGTTCACTCATCACTTTTGCTACGGCTACCGTTGCCAGTAAAGTAATATTGGTGGTAGTAACGCTGGTTGTAACGCACCTGATAGACAGTAATATTTTGCTGCCTGTTGTTGTAGGCTCAAAGGTGAGAATAAATGCGCTGATTACCGTTCTTGGCGTAATTATTGGAGAGATGATATGGGGGATACCGGGGATGTTTTTATCCATTCCTGTCATTGCCGTATTGAAGATCATTTTTGACAGGGTGGAGAGCTTGAAGCCCTGGGGTATTATTTTGGGTGATGAGCATCTAAAACAAAATAAACTGGCGACGAGGTTAACCGCTAACGGTAAAAAAGTGAAGATCGCAGAATAG